A stretch of DNA from Pseudomonas sp. HN11:
TGTACCGGTGCCGCAGAACTACGCGGCGGTCATCCACCCTGGCCTTGAAGCCGAATTGACTGTCCCCGAGCATCCCGGCGGGCACTTCAAGGCACGCCTGATCGGCGACTCCACCGCCATTGACCGTCGTTCCGGCACCCTGCTCGCGCAGTTCGTGGCCGACAACCCCAACGGCGAATTGCTGCCCGGTGACTACGCCGAAGCCACCTTGCCGATTCCGGTGGACACTCATGGGGTGAGCATCCCCGCCAGCGCGTTGATCTTTCGTGCCCAAGGCACCCAAGTGGCGGTGTTGGACGCGCAGAATCACGTGCACCTGCAGGACATTCACATCGGCCTGGACCTGGGAGAACGCCTGGTCATCGACCAAGGCCTGAAACCCGCCGACCGCGTGGTCGACAACCCGCCGGACGCCCTGCGCGAAGGCGACCCGGTGCAACTGGCCGACGCCTCTGGAGGTGCGCATGTACCCAAGGCTTAAGCCGTTTGCGGCGTTGATGCTGCTGGCGTTGCAGGGTTGCTCGATGGCGCCGACCTATAAAGTGCCCACCGTTAACCTGCCAGCCGGCTATCGCGAACAGACCAGCGATGGCCCATGGCACAGCGCGCAACCCTCCGATCAACTGGCGCCCGAATGGTGGACGCTTTACAACGACGCGCGCCTGAACAACCTGCAACAGCAACTGCTCAACGCCAACCCGGACCTGGCGGCGGCACTCGCGCACTTCGATGCCTCCCAGGCCTACGTCAGCCAATTGCACGCCGGATTGTTCCCACAGATCACCGCCAGCGCGCAGCCCTTGCGCCAGCGGCAATCGGATTCGAGGCCATTGCGCGGGGATATCCAACCCTCGGTCTACAACAGCAACACGGCTGGTTTTTCCCTGAGTTACGACCTGGACCTGTGGGGCAAAATCCGCAACCAGGTGGCGGCTGGTGATGCCCAGGCACAGGCGTCCGGCGATGACCTGGCCGTGGCGCGCTTGAGCCTGCAACATCAGTTGGCGACTTTGTATGTGCAGCTCAATGGGCTGGATGCGCAGGCGCGGATTCTCAACAGTTCGCTGGAGGATTTCGGCCAGGCGTTGCAGCTGACCCGTAGCCGGTATGAAGGGCAGATCGCTTCGGAGCTGGACCTTACACGTGCGCAGAATCAACTGGCCGAGGCCAAGGCGCAATGGGACGAAGTGCGTGGGCAACGCAACTTGACCGAGCACGCCATAGGCGAACTGGTCGGTGTGGCAGCCAGCGATTTCTCATTGCCACCCAGCCACCAATTGATCGCCTTGCCGGGGATACCCTCGCAATTGCCAAGTCACCTGCTGCAACGTCGCCCGGACATTGCAGCGGCCGAGCGGCGAGTCTTTGCCGCCAACGCCAACATCGGTGTGGCGAAGGCGGCGTGGTACCCGGATTTCAGTTTGAACGGGTTGATTGGCGGGCAGACTCAAGGCGTCGGCAACCTGCTGTCCGCCGGCAATCGCTATTGGGCATTGGGGCCGTTGGTCAATTTGCCGATCTTCGATGGCGGTCGTCTAAGCGCCAACGAACGCCAAGCCAAGGCCGAATTTGAAGAGGCGTCCGCGCAATACCGCAGCCAGGTGCTGAAAGCCGTGCGTGAAGTGGAAGACAACCTGGCACAACTGCGGGATTTGCAGCAGGAAGCCCAGGACGAACAAGCGGCGGCGGATGCAGCGCTGCACACGCAGGAACTGGCGATGAACAGCTATCAAGCGGGCGCGGTGAGCTACCTGGATGTGGTGACGGCGCAGACCGCGGCGTTGCTGGCACAGCGGACGTTGCAGGCGGTGCAGACAAGGCAGTTGCAGGCGAGTGTCGGGCTGGTGACTGCCCTCGGTGGCGGCTGGCAACCCGGCGCTTGATGACACCGCCAATCAACAAGGAGCCGGCAAGCCGGCTCAGTGGATGTAATGGCTTAGGCGGCGAGCTTGCCGCTGGCGATTGCCGCCGACGCCGCCACCATTGCCCTTAACAACACTGCACACCCCGCTGCCAAATCATCCGGTGCTGCATTCTCGATTTCGTTATGGCTGATACCGCCTTCACACGGCACGAAAATCATCCCCGCCGGCCCCAGTTCTGCGACGAAGATAGCGTCGTGCCCTGCCCCGCTGACGATATCCATGTTCGACAAGCCCAGGCTATTTGCCGCATTGCGTACAGCGTCCACACAACCTTTGTCGAAATACAGCGGCGGGAAGTCCGCCGTGGGCTCCATTTCGAAACTCAGCCCGTGCTTGGCACAGGTCTCGTCGATGACCTTGCGCACTTGGGCAATCATCGAATCCAGTCGGGCCGGTTCCAGATGACGCAAGTCCAAGGTCATGCGCACTTCGCCTGGAATGACGTTGCGCGATCCCGGATAAGCCTGCAAGCAACCCACCGTCCCACACGCATGGGGTTGATGACCCAGCGCTGCCGCATTGACCGCCGCCACCACTGCTGCCGCGCCTACCAGGGCATCCTTGCGCAGGTGCATCGGCGTTGGTCCCGCATGCGCTTCAACCCCACGCAGCTTCAGGTCAAACCACTTCTGCCCCAGTGCGCCGAGCACCACACCGATGGTTTTCTTCTCGTCCTCGAGAATCGGCCCTTGTTCGATGTGTGCTTCGAAATACGCCCCCACCTTATGCCCACTGACCGGCCGCGAGCCCGCGTAGCCAATCGCATTCAATGCATCGCCGACGCTTACACCGTCCACATCGACCTTGGCCAGCGTATCCGCCAGGGTGAACTTCTCGGCGAACACGCCGGAGCCCATCATGCACGGCGGAAAGCGCGAGCCCTCTTCGTTGGTCCACACCACCACTTCCAGCGGTGCCTCGGTTTCCACGTTCAGGTCATTGAGCGTGCGCAGCACTTCCACGCCCGCCAGCACACCAAAACAACCGTCGAACTTGCCACCGGTGGGCTGGGTGTCGATATGGCTGCCGGTCATCACCGGTGGCAGGCTGGGATTCCGGCCGGGGCGGCGGGCGAAGATGTTGCCGATGCCATCGATGCTCACGGTACAACCAGCCTCCTCGCACCACTGTACGAACAGGTCGCGAGCCTTGCGGTCGAGGTCGGTAAGGGCCAGGCGGCATACGCCACCTTTGGGAGTGGCACCGAGTTTGGCCAGGTCCATCAGCGACTGCCACAAACGGTCGCGATTGATGTGCTGATGGGTGGATTGCAGAACGTCGAGGGCAGCGTTCATGGGGGATCTCCTCAGGCTTGACTACTTATGATTGGAATGCGGTCAAAAATGTGGGAGCGGGCTTGCTCGCGAAAGCAGGCTGTCAGTTGATAAATGCGGCGACTGACACACCGCCTTCGCGAGCAAGCCCGCTCCCACATTTGGATTGCATTTCACTTCAGCTACAGCGGGGATTTGGCAGGCACGGGGCAGGCCCCGCGCTTGGCATTCAGGCCGTAATACAACAGGCCGCCCAACGCCGAACCGGTAAACCAGCCATAGCTGTAGAACCAGCTGAACGCATCACTGCCCAGCGACAGCAAGGTCAGCACCACCGGTACGCCGAAGGCAAAAAATCCGCTCCAGTTCCACGCCGGGTACACGTCATCGCGGTAAAGGCCAGCCAGGTCCAGCTGCTGTTTGCGGGTGATGAAGTAGTCCACCACCATGATTCCGGCGATGGGCCCCAACAGGCTTGAATAGCCCAACAACCAATTGGAATACACGGTTTCCAGGCTCACATCGGAAACGATGAGCCCGAGCTTTTTCAGCAGCTCATGGCCCATCAGCGCGAGCCCGACAAGGCCGGTAAGGATCACGGCCGTGGTGCGGTTGATCAGCTTGGGGGCGATGTTCTGGAAGTCGTTGGTGGGTGACACAATGTTCGCCGCCGTGTTGGTGGACAAGGTGGCGATGATGATCAGCGCCATGGCGATGGCCACCCACACCGGGCTCTGGATATGGCCGATCAGGGTCACCGGGTCGGACACGCTGACACCCACCAGCTTCACCGAAGCGGCGGTCATGATCACGCCGAGGGCGGCGAACAGGAACATGGTCAGCGGCAGGCCGAAAATCTGTCCGAGGATCTGGTCCTTCTGGCTTCTGGCGTAGCGGCTGAAGTCCGGGATATTCAGCGACAGGGTGGCCCAGAAACCCACCATCGCCGTAAGGCCGGCCATGAAGTAACCCGTGAGGCTCGCGCCTTCCGGACGTTTGGGCGCAATCGCCATCAACTCGCTGATCGACACATTGGGCATCGCCCACACCAAGAGGCCAATGCCCACCGCCACCAGCAACGGCGCCGACAGGGTTTCCAGGCGTTTGATCGACTCGGCGCCACGCAGCACTACCCACAAATTCAGGCACCAGAAAATCATGAAACCGATCACTTCGCCGGTGCCGCCGAGGGACTTCCATCCCTCGAAAATCGAGCCCAGGAACAGGTGGATCGCCAGCCCGCCAAACATCGTCTGGATACCAAACCAGCCACAGGCCACCAGCGCCCGGATCAAGCACGGCACGTTGGAACCGAGGATGCCGAACGATGAGCGCAGCAGCACTGGAAACGGTATGCCATATTTAGTGCCAGGGAAGGCGTTAAGCGTGAGCGGGATCAGCACCACGATGTTCGCCAGCAAAATCGCCATCAGCGCCTCGCCCACCGACAAGCCGAAATACGCGGTGAGTACCCCGCCCAAGGTGTAGGTGGGCACGCAGATCGACATACCGACCCATAGTGCGGTGATGTGCCATTTGTTCCAGGTGCGCTCCTGCACCTTGGTTGGTGCCATGTCGTGGTTGTAGCGAGGGCTGTCGAGGACGTCGGGGCCCGCGTCGAGTTCGTACAGGCCGTTGCGCTCAATGACTTGCGATTTGTTCTGTTGCATGGCCGCTCCACGGTTTTTTCGAATTATTTTTGCTCACCTGCACGGTATGTGCCGGTGGCCGGAGTACCTCGTAAACAACATGACATCACGGGCCCGGCCAGCCGTCACTGCACTCAATATCCGTGCCGCCAACCGTTACCATACCCGCACCGCTTATATAACTCGCTGATGTTTATCAGCTTTCCGATAAGTCCTTCGGTACTTGCCGCGTTACTCAGGCTAAATAATACGAAAGTTGTCCGAACCATCAGGACTCAATCTGGTGCAACACAATTATTTTTATTTGCCGGCTCCGTCAAGAGGCACGTCTCAAGCGTCTGATTTGCAATAAGAAATGTTGCTCAATTCAAGAACCTGTCAAGTGCGTCAAAAGGGTGAACGCTTGCTACATTTTGGTGATTTTATATTTTTATCTTTATAAATCAAATAGTTAATAGATGCATATGCTTATGAAAAATCTTCTTGCTCAATCGAAAAACTCGGGCTAGTTTCTATTCCTGTCACCGATGACAGGAATTGATCAGCCATCGGTTAGCAGCACTACAACACTTAGAACTGGCACAAGCCGGTCAAGCCTGTGAGGAACTCGACATGTCGCTGTTGATCCGTGGCGCCACCGTTATTACCCATGATGAAAGTTACCGTGCCGATGTTTTATGCGCAGGCGGTCTAATTCGGGCTATCGGCACGAACCTGGATATTCCCGCCGGCACTGAAACACTCGATGGCAACGGCCAATACCTGATGCCCGGCGGTATCGACCCCCATACCCATATGCAACTGCCCTTCATGGGCACCGTGGCCAGTGAAGACTTTTTCAGCGGCACAGCGGCAGGCCTGGCGGGAGGCACCACATCGATCATCGACTTTGTGATTCCCAACCCACAGCAATCCTTGCTGGAAGCCTTTCACCAGTGGCGCGGCTGGGCGGAAAAATCCGCTTCGGACTACGGCTTCCACGTCGCGATCACGTGGTGGAGCGAACAGGTGCGCGAGGAAATGGCCGAGTTGGTCAGCCACCACGGTATCAACAGCTTCAAGCACTTCATGGCCTACAAGAACGCGATCATGGCAGCGGACGACACCCTCGTCGCCAGCTTCGAACGCTGCCTGGAACTGGGCGCAGTGCCCACCGTGCATGCAGAAAACGGCGAGCTGGTGTACCACCTGCAACGCAAGCTGATGGCCCAGGGCATCACCGGGCCCGAGGCGCATCCGCTATCGCGCCCGTCGCAAGTCGAGGGCGAAGCCGCCAGCCGCGCCATTCGTATCGCCGAGACCATCGGCACACCGCTCTATCTGGTGCATGTATCCACCAAGGAGGCGCTGGATGAAATCACCTACGCACGCAGCAAAGGCCAACCGGTCTACGGCGAGGTGCTGGCCGGCCACCTGCTGCTGGACGACAGCGTCTACCAGCACCCGGACTGGCAAACCGCCGCCGGATACGTGATGAGCCCGCCGTTCCGCCCGCGCGGTCATCAGGAAGCGCTGTGGCATGGCCTGCAATCCGGCAACCTGCACACCACCGCCACCGACCACTGCTGCTTCTGCGCCGAGCAAAAAGCCGCCGGCCGTGACGACTTCAGCAAAATCCCCAATGGCACCGCCGGCATCGAGGACCGCATGGCGCTGCTGTGGGACGAAGGCGTCAACACCGGGCGCCTGTCGATGCAGGAATTCGTCGCGCTGACCTCCACCAACACCGCGAAGATTTTCAATCTCTACCCGCGCAAAGGCGCAATCCGCGTGGGTGCGGATGCCGACCTGGTGCTGTGGGATCCCGAGGGTACGCGGACCATTTCCGCCAAGACCCATCACCAGAAAGTCGACTTCAACATTTTCGAAGGCAAGACCGTGCGCGGCGTGCCGAGCCACACCATCAGCCAGGGCAAGCTTGTGTGGGCCGATGGCGACCTGCGCGCCGAGCAAGGTGCCGGGCGGTATGTAGAGCGGCCGACGTATCCGCCGGTGTTTGAGCAACTGAGCAAGCGCGCGGAGCGTTCCAGGCCCACTGCTGTGAAACGCTGATACCGCATTCGCGAGCAAGCCCGCTCCCACATTTGAACGTATTCCTCCAGACAAAACGGGATCGAATGGGGGAGCGGCGGTGCGACGATTCGACTTGCTCGCGAAGAGGCCAGCACAGGCAACACAAAAACCAATGCCCGTCAGAGGCAGCACCAAAATAACCGTGAGGCCACCACCGTGATCCAGACCCTGACCCACCTCCCCCATCCCGTTGAGGATGGCGCCACCCTCGCCAGCCATTTCACCGACCTGGCGCCACCGCTCAATGCCCGCCAGGCGCAACTGGAAGCCTCGCGCTGCCTGTATTGCTACGACGCGCCCTGCGTGAACGCATGCCCCAGCGAGATCGATATCCCGTCGTTCATCCGCAACATCCACACCGAAAACGTGCAGGGCGCCGCGCAGAAAATCCTCTCGGCCAACATCCTCGGCGGCAGCTGTGCGCGGGTGTGCCCTACGGAGATCCTGTGCCAGCAGGCCTGCGTGCGTAACAACGCCGAAGAATGCGCCCCAGTGCTGATTGGCCTGCTGCAACGCTATGCCGTCGACAATGCGCACTTCACCGAACACCCTTTCCAGCGTGCCGCTCCAACAGGCAAGCGCATCGCCGTGGTCGGCGCCGGGCCTGCCGGGTTGGCCTGCGCCCACCGCAGCGCCTTGCACGGCCACGACGTGGTGATCTTCGAAGCGCGGGAAAAGGCCGGCGGCCTGAATGAATACGGGATCGCCAAGTACAAACTGGTGGATGACTTCGCGCAGAAGGAACTGGATTTCCTGCTGCAGATCGGCGGCATCGAAATCCGTCATGGCCAGCGCCTGGGGGACAATCTCACCCTCAGCGAACTGCATCAGCAATTCGACTCAGTGTTCCTCGGCCTCGGCCTGGCCGCGAGCAAACAGCTCGGGCTACCCTTTGAGGACGCCCCCGGACTGCTCGCCGCCACTGACTACATCCGCGAACTGCGCCAGGCCGACGACCTGACCCAACTGCCGCTGGCCGACCGCTGCATCGTGCTTGGCGCCGGCAACACCGCCATCGACATGGCCGTGCAAATGGCCCGCCTTGGTGCCCGCGACGTCAACCTCGTCTACCGCCGTGGTTTGGCGGACATGGGCGCGACCCATCACGAACAGGACATCGCCAAGGCCAACCAGGTACGCCTGCTGACCTGGGCCCAGCCGGAAGAAGTGCTACTGAATGATCAGGGCCATGTACGTGGCATGCGCTTCTTGCGCACCCGTATGGAAAATGGCCGTCTGCACCCCACTGGCGAAACCTTCGAACTGGCCGCTGATGCGATCTTCAAAGCCATCGGCCAGGGCTTCGACAATGAAGCGCTGCATGACCCGCTGGCCCAGCAACTGCACCGTGTCGGGGAGAGGATCTTCGTCGACGAACACCTGCGCACCAGTATTCCAGGTGTGTACGCGGGTGGCGATTGCGTCAGCCTCGGCCAGGACCTCACCGTGCAGGCCGTGCAACACGGCAAGCTGGCCGCCGAGGCCATGCACGCCCAACTCATGCTGAATGTGGAGGCTGCGTAATGGCCGATCTCTCGATTGTATTTGCCGGTATCAAAGCCCCCAACCCGTTCTGGCTGGCCTCCGCGCCACCCACTGACAAGGCCTACAACGTGGTGCGTGCCTTCGAAGCCGGTTGGGGCGGCGTGGTGTGGAAAACCCTGGGCGAGGATCCGGCCGCGGTGAACGTGTCGTCACGCTACTCAGCGCACTACGGCGCTAACCGGGAAGTGTTGGGCATCAACAATATCGAGCTGATCACGGACCGCTCCCTGGCGATCAACCTGCAGGAAATCACCCAGGTGAAAAAGGACTGGCCCGACCGTGCGCTGATCGTGTCGTTGATGGTGCCGTGCGTTGAAGAATCCTGGAAAAACATCCTGCCCCTGGTGGAAGCCACGGGTTGCGACGGTATCGAACTGAACTTCGGCTGTCCCCACGGCATGCCCGAACGCGGCATGGGCGCGGCGGTGGGCCAGGTGCCGGAATATGTGGAACAGGTAACGCGCTGGTGCAAGACCTATTGCTCGCTGCCGGTGATCGTCAAGCTCACGCCGAATATCACCGACATCCGCGTGGCGGCACGGGCGGCGTATCGCGGCGGCGCGGATGCGGTGTCGCTGATCAACACCATCAACTCCATCACCAGCGTCGACCTGGAACGCATGGTCGCGCTGCCGGTGGTCGGTACCCAAAGCACCCATGGCGGCTATTGCGGTTCGGCGGTCAAGCCGATCGCGCTGAACATGGTCGCCGAAATCGCCCGCGACCCGCAGACCCAGGGCCTGCCGATTTGCGGCATTGGCGGCATCGGCAACTGGCGTGATGCGGCGGAATTCGTCGCCTTGGGCTGCGGTGCGGTGCAGGTGTGCACGGCGGCGATGCTGCATGGGTTTCGGATTGTCGAAGAGATGAAGGACGGGTTGTCACGGTGGATGGACAGCCAAGGCTACAAAAGCCTGCAGGACTTTTCCGGGCGCGCGGTGGGCAACACGACGGACTGGAAGTACCTGGACATCAACTATCAGGTCATCGCAAAGATCGATCAGGCAGCGTGCATTGGCTGCGGACGTTGCCACATTGCCTGTGAGGACACGTCGCACCAGGCCATCGCCAGCTTGAAACAGGCGGATGGCACGCATAAATACGAGGTGATCGATGATGAGTGTGTGGGCTGCAACCTTTGCCAGATCACCTGCCCGGTGGCGGACTGTATCGAGATGGTGCCGATGGACACGGGCAAGCCGTTCTTGAATTGGACGCAGGATCCGCGCAACCCGTATCGAGAGGCTGTGTAATCCGAAATATTGTGGTGAGCGCGCTTGCCTCGCGCGGGGCAAGCCCGCTCACCACAAAAATGGGATCAGCTAACCGATATCAAGGCTCCAACCCAATCCCCCGCAAAATCACACCTGTCACCGTCTGAATCGCCTTCTCGAACTGCATGTCCGACAGCGGCTGGTGGTCATTCAGGATCTTCACCTGATGATCAAAGTCGGCGTAGTGCTGGGTCGACGCCCAGATCATGTACAGCAGGCTCGACGGCTCCACCGGCAGGATGCGTTTGTCTTCAACCCATTGGCGAATTTTCGCTTCCTTCATCTTG
This window harbors:
- a CDS encoding efflux transporter outer membrane subunit: MYPRLKPFAALMLLALQGCSMAPTYKVPTVNLPAGYREQTSDGPWHSAQPSDQLAPEWWTLYNDARLNNLQQQLLNANPDLAAALAHFDASQAYVSQLHAGLFPQITASAQPLRQRQSDSRPLRGDIQPSVYNSNTAGFSLSYDLDLWGKIRNQVAAGDAQAQASGDDLAVARLSLQHQLATLYVQLNGLDAQARILNSSLEDFGQALQLTRSRYEGQIASELDLTRAQNQLAEAKAQWDEVRGQRNLTEHAIGELVGVAASDFSLPPSHQLIALPGIPSQLPSHLLQRRPDIAAAERRVFAANANIGVAKAAWYPDFSLNGLIGGQTQGVGNLLSAGNRYWALGPLVNLPIFDGGRLSANERQAKAEFEEASAQYRSQVLKAVREVEDNLAQLRDLQQEAQDEQAAADAALHTQELAMNSYQAGAVSYLDVVTAQTAALLAQRTLQAVQTRQLQASVGLVTALGGGWQPGA
- a CDS encoding Zn-dependent hydrolase gives rise to the protein MNAALDVLQSTHQHINRDRLWQSLMDLAKLGATPKGGVCRLALTDLDRKARDLFVQWCEEAGCTVSIDGIGNIFARRPGRNPSLPPVMTGSHIDTQPTGGKFDGCFGVLAGVEVLRTLNDLNVETEAPLEVVVWTNEEGSRFPPCMMGSGVFAEKFTLADTLAKVDVDGVSVGDALNAIGYAGSRPVSGHKVGAYFEAHIEQGPILEDEKKTIGVVLGALGQKWFDLKLRGVEAHAGPTPMHLRKDALVGAAAVVAAVNAAALGHQPHACGTVGCLQAYPGSRNVIPGEVRMTLDLRHLEPARLDSMIAQVRKVIDETCAKHGLSFEMEPTADFPPLYFDKGCVDAVRNAANSLGLSNMDIVSGAGHDAIFVAELGPAGMIFVPCEGGISHNEIENAAPDDLAAGCAVLLRAMVAASAAIASGKLAA
- a CDS encoding NCS1 family nucleobase:cation symporter-1; its protein translation is MQQNKSQVIERNGLYELDAGPDVLDSPRYNHDMAPTKVQERTWNKWHITALWVGMSICVPTYTLGGVLTAYFGLSVGEALMAILLANIVVLIPLTLNAFPGTKYGIPFPVLLRSSFGILGSNVPCLIRALVACGWFGIQTMFGGLAIHLFLGSIFEGWKSLGGTGEVIGFMIFWCLNLWVVLRGAESIKRLETLSAPLLVAVGIGLLVWAMPNVSISELMAIAPKRPEGASLTGYFMAGLTAMVGFWATLSLNIPDFSRYARSQKDQILGQIFGLPLTMFLFAALGVIMTAASVKLVGVSVSDPVTLIGHIQSPVWVAIAMALIIIATLSTNTAANIVSPTNDFQNIAPKLINRTTAVILTGLVGLALMGHELLKKLGLIVSDVSLETVYSNWLLGYSSLLGPIAGIMVVDYFITRKQQLDLAGLYRDDVYPAWNWSGFFAFGVPVVLTLLSLGSDAFSWFYSYGWFTGSALGGLLYYGLNAKRGACPVPAKSPL
- the hydA gene encoding dihydropyrimidinase, with the translated sequence MSLLIRGATVITHDESYRADVLCAGGLIRAIGTNLDIPAGTETLDGNGQYLMPGGIDPHTHMQLPFMGTVASEDFFSGTAAGLAGGTTSIIDFVIPNPQQSLLEAFHQWRGWAEKSASDYGFHVAITWWSEQVREEMAELVSHHGINSFKHFMAYKNAIMAADDTLVASFERCLELGAVPTVHAENGELVYHLQRKLMAQGITGPEAHPLSRPSQVEGEAASRAIRIAETIGTPLYLVHVSTKEALDEITYARSKGQPVYGEVLAGHLLLDDSVYQHPDWQTAAGYVMSPPFRPRGHQEALWHGLQSGNLHTTATDHCCFCAEQKAAGRDDFSKIPNGTAGIEDRMALLWDEGVNTGRLSMQEFVALTSTNTAKIFNLYPRKGAIRVGADADLVLWDPEGTRTISAKTHHQKVDFNIFEGKTVRGVPSHTISQGKLVWADGDLRAEQGAGRYVERPTYPPVFEQLSKRAERSRPTAVKR
- a CDS encoding NAD(P)-dependent oxidoreductase — its product is MIQTLTHLPHPVEDGATLASHFTDLAPPLNARQAQLEASRCLYCYDAPCVNACPSEIDIPSFIRNIHTENVQGAAQKILSANILGGSCARVCPTEILCQQACVRNNAEECAPVLIGLLQRYAVDNAHFTEHPFQRAAPTGKRIAVVGAGPAGLACAHRSALHGHDVVIFEAREKAGGLNEYGIAKYKLVDDFAQKELDFLLQIGGIEIRHGQRLGDNLTLSELHQQFDSVFLGLGLAASKQLGLPFEDAPGLLAATDYIRELRQADDLTQLPLADRCIVLGAGNTAIDMAVQMARLGARDVNLVYRRGLADMGATHHEQDIAKANQVRLLTWAQPEEVLLNDQGHVRGMRFLRTRMENGRLHPTGETFELAADAIFKAIGQGFDNEALHDPLAQQLHRVGERIFVDEHLRTSIPGVYAGGDCVSLGQDLTVQAVQHGKLAAEAMHAQLMLNVEAA
- the preA gene encoding NAD-dependent dihydropyrimidine dehydrogenase subunit PreA: MADLSIVFAGIKAPNPFWLASAPPTDKAYNVVRAFEAGWGGVVWKTLGEDPAAVNVSSRYSAHYGANREVLGINNIELITDRSLAINLQEITQVKKDWPDRALIVSLMVPCVEESWKNILPLVEATGCDGIELNFGCPHGMPERGMGAAVGQVPEYVEQVTRWCKTYCSLPVIVKLTPNITDIRVAARAAYRGGADAVSLINTINSITSVDLERMVALPVVGTQSTHGGYCGSAVKPIALNMVAEIARDPQTQGLPICGIGGIGNWRDAAEFVALGCGAVQVCTAAMLHGFRIVEEMKDGLSRWMDSQGYKSLQDFSGRAVGNTTDWKYLDINYQVIAKIDQAACIGCGRCHIACEDTSHQAIASLKQADGTHKYEVIDDECVGCNLCQITCPVADCIEMVPMDTGKPFLNWTQDPRNPYREAV